AGCAGGGGGTTCAGCATTGGAGAGAACAGGATCTGCCCTGCGAGCGGCAGCTCATTCCTGTCCCGCACCATCATCGCCAGCCCGGCGGCGATGTTTCCGCCTGCCTCGGCACCGGCGACGTAAGTCTTCTTCCTGGCGTAAGTGGGCTCGCGATACAGGTGCAGCATCGACGTGTACGCAGCACAGAGAGCATGCGGAAACGGATGGGCGGGCGCGAGCGGGTACTGCAGCGACACGACGCTGGCTCCAGCTTGGACGAGCAGTCGCTCGATGGCTGTCATTCGGCCTGCCGCGGGTGCGCTGACGAACCCACCGGCGTGCAGGTGCAGGACCAGGGGCGCATCCGTTGCGGGATGCGGGTACCACCGGGCGAGATGAACGATGCCCGCGCCGTCGGGGATGCGCAATTCGACGCCGGAGGGTGAAGCATCTATGACTCTGGAGGGACTCGAGTTGTTCATGGCACGGCGCATCGGTTGACGGTGCTAGAAAGATAGGAGCAACGGTCTCCCGGATAAATCGGGCTGCGTCAGTCGCAGCGTTTCAACTCTCAGCACAATCGAGGACGCACCATGGACAAGCTCGGCGCGATGAGGGCCTTCGTGCGGGTCGTCGAAGCGGGTACCTTCACCAAGGCGGCCGACTCGCTCGGCGTGCCGAAGGCGCAAGTGACGCGCTCGGTCCAGTCGCTCGAGCAGGAGCTGAAGACGCTGCTCCTCAACCGCACCACGCGGCGAGTGACCGTCACGGCAGACGGCGCGGCCTACTACGACCGCACGGTGCGCGTGCTCGACGAGATCGAGGAGATCGAGTCGAGCCTGTCGCACGCCAAGATGAGCCCGAGAGGCAAGCTGCGCATCGACGTCGCGGCGCCCATCGCGAACCTCATCCTCATCCCGGCGATGGAGGACTTCTGCGCGCGCTACCCCGACATCCAGATCGATATCGGCATCAGCGACAAGCCGGTGGATCTCATCGGCGAGAACGTGGATTGCGTGCTGCGCGCCGGCGCGGTCACGGACCCGTCTCTCGTGGCGCGTCGCATTGCCGAGATGCAGCGTGTCGTGTGTGCTTCGCCGGCGTACCTGAAGCGCTGCGGCGTGCCGCTGCATCCATCGGACCTGGACAACGACCCCCACCGCGTCATCAACTTCTTTTCCTGGGGCGGTGAAGGCTTCGTGCTGCGGCGTGGCGACGAGCAGTACGAAGTGAACGCCAAGTCCACCATTGGTGTGAACGACTCCAGCGCGATGCTGGCTGCGGGGCTTGCGGGCCTGGGAATCGTGCGCACCGCCATGTTCATGGCCGAGCCATATCTGAAGGCCGGCACGCTGCAACTCGTTCTGCCCGAATGGTCCCGGGGCGGCTTCCCCTTGTATGTCGTGTACCCGCCCAACCGGCACGTCAGTGCCAAGGTGCGCGTGTTCATCGACTGGGCGGTGGACCTCTTCGCCCGCACGCTCGAACCGCGCTGACCGGCCTTGCGACGACCAGCGCGAGCGTCGATCAGGGCGAAGTCGTCGACGGCGCCGCGGCGACGTCGACCACTTCGCCGCGACGCTTCGCGATGTTCTGCACGAGGGACGCGAACTCCTGCGACGAGCGCATGGCGGCGTAGCGCGCGGAAGCGAGGCGGTACTGCCGGCTGAACGTGTCGGTGGCCTCGCCATGCTCGAGCTCGGCGAGTCCCGAGCGGCGATAGATCTCGAGCTCGGCGAGGACCTCGGCCCGGCTCCTCGGCTGGGGCAGGGTGACGTCCTTGAACTTCGCCCAGACGTCGGGCGTGGCCTCCTGGGCCAGGGTTGCGGTGACGCCGAGTCCGGCGACGAGGGCTGCGAAAAGGTGCTTGGTGCTCATGACGGTTCCTGTGGTGAAGTGGGTCAATGACCGGCCCTTTCGATGAAGCTCGCTCATTGATGAGAGGAACTGTAGGGACGAGGCCGCGCTGGGAAAAGGCCAGTCTTCGCAAACCACCTTTTCAGAATCTCGAACGCGTCGCCGCGTCCTTCCGAAGACAGATTCGCAGCTCCTGCCTTGGGCACATGGCATTGCGTGCGCAGTTCCCTAACCTGCACGTCGTGCTTCAGGAGATTGCATGAAAGCGATTCGAATGGTCGCGGCGGCACTGGCTGTCGCGGCGAGCGGCTGGGCGCTGCACACCGCGCATGCACAGCTGGCCGGTGTGGGGCGCATCGACCTTCTGCGGCACGACTTGAGCATCGCAGGACGCGAGGCGATCCAGGTGCGCGTCGACATCGCCTCCGGCGTGGTCGCACCCAGGCACAACCATCCCGGCGAAGAGCTCGTCTACGTCATCGAAGGCGTGCTCGAGTACCGGCTCGACGGCAGGCCGCCGGTGACGCTCAAGGCCGGCGAGGTCCTGTTCATCCCGCCCGGGACGAACCACGAGGTGAAGAACGTCGGCAGCGGCAATGCGGCGGAGCTGGCAACCTACATCGTCGAGAAGGGCAAGCCGCTCATCGCGCTGGCGAAGTGAGGCACGGCGAGGTGCACCCAGGGACGCCAGGGCGCTCGAAAGTGCCTACAGTGCTGTCTTCCCCAGCGCATGGGTGCGCACGGCCATGAACGCAAAGACCTCCGACCACATCCTCATCGTCGACGACGACCGCGAGATCCGCGAGCTGCTCACCACTTACCTGGTGAAGAACGGCATGCGCGTGATCGCGGTTCCCACCGGACGCCACATGCGCGCCGCGCTCGAGGAGCATGGCACCTTCGACCTCATCATCCTCGACCTGATGCTGCCCGGCGAGGACGGCATCGCGCTGTGCCGCGACCTGCGTTCCGGCAAGCACAAGGCGATCCCGATCCTGATGCTGACGGCGCGCAACGACGAGGCCGACCGCATCCTGGGCCTCGAGATGGGCGCGGACGACTATCTGGCCAAGCCCTTCGCCGCGCGCGAGCTGCTGGCGCGGCTGCGGGCGGTGCTGCGGCGCGCGCGCATGCTGCCCCCCAACATGCGGTCGACCGAGGAGGCGACGAAGCTGGCATTCGGCGATTGGCAGCTCGACACGACGGCGCGCCATCTCATCGACGCCGGCGGCGTGATGATTCCCTTGAGCGGCGCCGAGTACCGCTTGCTGCGCGTGTTCCTCGACCATCCGCAGAAGGTGTTGAACCGCGACCAGCTGCTGAACCTGACGCAGGGACGCGACGCGGAACTCTTCGAGCGCTCGATCGACCTGATGGTCAGCCGCCTGCGGCGCCACTTGCGCGACGATGCCCGCGAGCCGCGCTACATCAAGACGGTGCGCAGCGAGGGGTACGTGTTCTCGTCGGCGGTCGAGGGGCTGGAGTAGCTCGGGGTCGCCGGCCCGGCCAGGTCTGGCGCCGCACCGGAACGCTTTCGCAGACAGGCAGATGCCGCGCTTCGTACGAGATCCCGCCCGCCAGGAAGAACAGGGCCATCCACAGCTTGCGCATCTCAGGGCTCCATGGAAGCGGGCTCGGCCAGCAGCGCCTCGATGCGCTTGGCGACCTCGCCGTAGTCGCCTTCGCCGTGGTGCATGTAGACCAGGCGGCCGTTGCGGTCGATCAGGTAGTCGGCCGGCCAGAAGTGGTTGCCGAAGGCGTCCCAGGTGCCGTAGTCGTTGTCCTGCGCGACGGCATGCGTGATGCGCAGACGGCGGATCGCCTCCTGCAGCTTGGCCGTCGATCGCTCGTGCGCGAACTCGGGCGTGTGTACGCCGACGACGACCAGGCCCTGTGCGCCGTACTTCTCCTGCCATTGCGTCACATGAGGCAGATGGCGCAGGCAGTTGACGCAGTCGAAGGTCCAGAAGTCGACCAGCACGACCTTGCCGCGCAGCTCGTCCATCGTCAGCGGCGACGAGTTGAACCATGCCCCGATCCTGTGGAACTCGGGCGCCGGCTGGCGCGACGGCAGGTCGCCGCCGCGCCGCGGGTACGCGATGGAGTACTGCGCGGCCACCGCAAGGGCGACGGCAGCGGCGAGCAGCGCGATGTGAAGAAGAATGCGGGTTCGCATGACGACAGTCCTCAGCCGAAGGTGAACGCGTAAGCCTGTGCGCCGGCATCGAGAAACTCGATCTCGAACAGCGACTCCTTGCCACCCCCCGGCTGCCGGACGAGCTGGTACAGCCGGTGCGCGTCGACGATGCCGTTGCCCTGCGCGTCGACGTCGCTGCCGTGGTCGTTCAGCGGCGGCTTGCCGTCGACGAGCACCCGAAAGCGCACCGGCTTGCCATCGGCCTCCGGTCCGAGCACCAGATGCAGGTCGCGGGCGTGGAAGCGATACGCGATGCGGCCTTGCGCCCGCGCCAGCACGATGCGGTCGGGCTCGATGGTCCAGTCGCCGTGTAGCGTCCATTGGTCGACGCGCAGCGAGCCGGCGCCGCGATATGCCTGCACACGCCCGAGGACGGCGCGGTCGCGCGACACGAAGCCGCTGCCTCGCTCGTGGCCCAGATAGGTCTCCCCCGACAGCGCCGGCCGCGGCCCCGGTGCGGCCTGCACGCCTTCACCCGTGGGGGACACCACGCCCGGCGCAAGCGGCTCGCGTGCAACCTCGGTCAGCAGCTGCTGCAACACGCGCTCGGACTGAGCGTACTGGTCTTCGCCGAACTGCTGGTGACGGACGCGGCCTTGCGCATCGACGAAGTAGAAAGCCGGCCA
The Piscinibacter sp. XHJ-5 DNA segment above includes these coding regions:
- a CDS encoding alpha/beta hydrolase fold domain-containing protein, translated to MRRAMNNSSPSRVIDASPSGVELRIPDGAGIVHLARWYPHPATDAPLVLHLHAGGFVSAPAAGRMTAIERLLVQAGASVVSLQYPLAPAHPFPHALCAAYTSMLHLYREPTYARKKTYVAGAEAGGNIAAGLAMMVRDRNELPLAGQILFSPMLNPLLATDSQRRAKAGTAGCRFVEAWRRYAPRPSDASHPYAAPADAVRLDGLAQALLFTSDDDPLRDETRAYSQRLIAHGTHTQLLSLPSPTNFPAAYMHEAPAQAPWTAVALDSLRRLFAGTAHS
- a CDS encoding LysR family transcriptional regulator, with translation MDKLGAMRAFVRVVEAGTFTKAADSLGVPKAQVTRSVQSLEQELKTLLLNRTTRRVTVTADGAAYYDRTVRVLDEIEEIESSLSHAKMSPRGKLRIDVAAPIANLILIPAMEDFCARYPDIQIDIGISDKPVDLIGENVDCVLRAGAVTDPSLVARRIAEMQRVVCASPAYLKRCGVPLHPSDLDNDPHRVINFFSWGGEGFVLRRGDEQYEVNAKSTIGVNDSSAMLAAGLAGLGIVRTAMFMAEPYLKAGTLQLVLPEWSRGGFPLYVVYPPNRHVSAKVRVFIDWAVDLFARTLEPR
- a CDS encoding DUF4148 domain-containing protein, whose protein sequence is MSTKHLFAALVAGLGVTATLAQEATPDVWAKFKDVTLPQPRSRAEVLAELEIYRRSGLAELEHGEATDTFSRQYRLASARYAAMRSSQEFASLVQNIAKRRGEVVDVAAAPSTTSP
- a CDS encoding cupin domain-containing protein, with the protein product MKAIRMVAAALAVAASGWALHTAHAQLAGVGRIDLLRHDLSIAGREAIQVRVDIASGVVAPRHNHPGEELVYVIEGVLEYRLDGRPPVTLKAGEVLFIPPGTNHEVKNVGSGNAAELATYIVEKGKPLIALAK
- a CDS encoding response regulator; translation: MNAKTSDHILIVDDDREIRELLTTYLVKNGMRVIAVPTGRHMRAALEEHGTFDLIILDLMLPGEDGIALCRDLRSGKHKAIPILMLTARNDEADRILGLEMGADDYLAKPFAARELLARLRAVLRRARMLPPNMRSTEEATKLAFGDWQLDTTARHLIDAGGVMIPLSGAEYRLLRVFLDHPQKVLNRDQLLNLTQGRDAELFERSIDLMVSRLRRHLRDDAREPRYIKTVRSEGYVFSSAVEGLE
- a CDS encoding redoxin domain-containing protein, whose amino-acid sequence is MRTRILLHIALLAAAVALAVAAQYSIAYPRRGGDLPSRQPAPEFHRIGAWFNSSPLTMDELRGKVVLVDFWTFDCVNCLRHLPHVTQWQEKYGAQGLVVVGVHTPEFAHERSTAKLQEAIRRLRITHAVAQDNDYGTWDAFGNHFWPADYLIDRNGRLVYMHHGEGDYGEVAKRIEALLAEPASMEP